A window of Paenibacillus polygoni contains these coding sequences:
- the ylbJ gene encoding sporulation integral membrane protein YlbJ, translated as MKRLALPLLITFGLLSICMLMAVYPLSVWESGVRGLSIWWEVLFPSLFPFFVISELLLGLGIVHFMGTLLHPFMRPVFRIPGTGGFVAAISYASGYPVGAKLTAKLWEQKQITREEGERLVAFTTTSDPIFLIGAVSVGFFHMPALAGVLAIAHYGSGLIVGLLMRFHGPKDSSELNTEALPEEGNRLKHAFHAMHQARESDGRSLGQLVQQAIRSSLQLMTVVGGLVVFFSVILELFTEAGLMNGMYHWLEQVLLFLGLPPELSQSLVGGLFEVTLGARYAGTLEGVPLIYKAAAAASILSWGGLSVHAQVVSILNSTPLRYLPFMFARAVHAVLAAVIVFLCWNPIMNTVDTLNGAAPSDSSLFTGIHLLPSQLAMTMILIGGLMMITTVYVWIKQLTAKFQD; from the coding sequence ATGAAGCGTCTAGCCTTACCACTTTTGATCACCTTTGGCCTACTCAGTATATGCATGTTAATGGCGGTCTATCCTTTATCCGTATGGGAGTCCGGCGTTCGGGGTCTTTCCATATGGTGGGAGGTCCTCTTCCCTTCTCTCTTTCCCTTTTTTGTTATATCGGAGCTGCTTCTTGGACTTGGCATCGTCCACTTCATGGGCACTCTTCTTCATCCGTTTATGAGACCCGTATTTCGAATTCCAGGAACAGGCGGTTTTGTTGCCGCAATCAGCTATGCTTCGGGATACCCTGTTGGAGCGAAACTGACAGCTAAGTTATGGGAACAAAAACAAATCACACGAGAAGAAGGAGAGCGGCTCGTTGCTTTTACTACCACATCTGACCCTATATTCCTCATCGGGGCAGTATCTGTTGGTTTTTTTCACATGCCTGCTCTGGCAGGGGTTCTAGCTATTGCTCATTATGGATCTGGACTTATTGTTGGTCTTCTCATGCGATTTCATGGTCCAAAAGATTCTTCCGAGCTCAATACAGAAGCTTTACCTGAGGAAGGTAACCGTCTGAAGCATGCATTTCATGCAATGCATCAAGCTCGTGAGAGCGATGGACGTTCTCTTGGACAACTTGTGCAGCAAGCAATCCGATCTTCTTTACAGCTGATGACCGTAGTAGGCGGACTTGTCGTATTTTTTTCAGTCATTCTCGAATTATTTACAGAAGCTGGACTGATGAATGGGATGTACCACTGGCTTGAACAAGTCCTCTTATTCCTTGGATTACCTCCTGAGTTATCTCAGTCGCTCGTTGGAGGATTATTTGAAGTTACCCTCGGTGCTCGGTATGCCGGAACTTTAGAGGGAGTCCCCCTCATCTATAAAGCGGCTGCGGCTGCTTCTATTCTTTCTTGGGGAGGTTTATCGGTTCATGCTCAGGTCGTAAGCATCCTGAACTCTACACCGCTGCGTTATTTACCGTTTATGTTTGCAAGAGCGGTTCATGCGGTCCTTGCAGCCGTAATTGTATTTTTGTGCTGGAACCCGATAATGAATACAGTAGATACGTTAAATGGGGCTGCCCCTTCCGATTCTTCTCTCTTTACGGGGATTCATCTGCTCCCATCCCAATTAGCAATGACTATGATTTTGATTGGCGGATTAATGATGATCACGACTGTCTATGTATGGATTAAGCAGCTCACTGCAAAATTTCAAGATTAA
- a CDS encoding NAD kinase, which yields MRYYVQDRGDSLSMDLAEQFHRLAEEQGFILDAKSPEIVVSIGGDGTMLQAFHTFIDQIPDIAFVGVHTGHLGFYADWKADELHELIKLMSNGLDTSQQLQPRIVEYPLVDLEIHRKSGVTSMVALNEFTLKGVDGTVVAQVDINDITFEMFRGDGICVSTPSGSTAYNKALGGAMIHPTIEAMQIAEIASINNRVYRTLGSPIVLPKHHHCDIFSRKSQRLLLTIDHVNMTMDDLISVRCQVSRQKVSFARYRPYPFWDRVRTAFLD from the coding sequence TTGAGATATTATGTTCAGGACAGAGGAGACTCTTTATCTATGGATTTGGCCGAGCAATTTCACCGCCTTGCTGAAGAGCAGGGATTTATACTCGATGCCAAATCTCCAGAGATCGTTGTTTCTATTGGCGGCGATGGCACCATGCTACAAGCTTTTCATACGTTTATAGATCAAATCCCGGATATTGCTTTTGTTGGTGTTCATACAGGACACCTTGGTTTTTATGCAGACTGGAAAGCGGATGAGCTTCATGAGCTGATCAAACTTATGAGTAACGGTCTAGATACGAGTCAGCAGTTGCAGCCACGTATTGTGGAGTATCCTTTAGTTGATTTGGAGATCCACCGAAAATCAGGAGTTACCTCCATGGTTGCACTTAATGAGTTTACCCTCAAGGGTGTCGATGGAACAGTGGTAGCTCAAGTCGATATTAATGATATTACTTTTGAGATGTTTCGTGGTGACGGCATTTGCGTATCCACTCCTTCCGGCAGCACGGCTTACAACAAAGCACTTGGCGGAGCAATGATTCACCCCACGATTGAAGCGATGCAAATCGCTGAGATTGCCTCCATTAATAACCGAGTCTACCGTACGCTGGGATCGCCTATCGTACTGCCCAAGCATCATCATTGCGATATTTTCTCTAGAAAATCCCAAAGACTGCTACTAACGATTGATCACGTTAATATGACGATGGATGACCTTATATCTGTAAGATGCCAGGTCTCCAGACAGAAAGTTAGTTTTGCAAGATATCGTCCTTACCCATTTTGGGATCGGGTTCGTACAGCCTTTCTGGATTAA
- a CDS encoding YutD family protein, giving the protein MIQISGKTYEVLQDYRNGWNPEAFRDRYSDVLERYDYIIGDWGYNQLRLKGFYRENHPKANKDTSITGMVDYINEYCNFGCAYFVLHKQKEQKEPKDSKEKESKEPKEPKEPKESQPKEAKELKESKEFKELKEPKEPKEPKELKEVKEPKESKEHKEHKEPRERKFSKENKTKEEATAKSGS; this is encoded by the coding sequence TTGATTCAGATCAGCGGCAAAACTTATGAAGTCTTGCAGGACTATAGAAACGGTTGGAATCCGGAAGCCTTTCGTGATCGGTATAGCGATGTCCTTGAACGATACGATTATATTATTGGGGATTGGGGCTATAATCAACTGAGACTTAAAGGATTTTACCGAGAGAACCACCCGAAGGCGAATAAAGATACTTCGATTACGGGCATGGTTGATTATATTAACGAATATTGTAATTTTGGTTGTGCCTATTTTGTACTTCATAAGCAAAAAGAGCAAAAAGAACCTAAGGATTCAAAAGAGAAAGAATCTAAGGAACCGAAGGAACCTAAGGAACCAAAGGAATCCCAACCAAAAGAGGCAAAAGAGCTTAAAGAATCTAAAGAGTTTAAAGAGCTTAAAGAACCGAAAGAACCTAAAGAACCTAAAGAGCTTAAAGAGGTTAAAGAACCAAAAGAGTCAAAAGAACATAAAGAGCATAAAGAACCTAGAGAGCGCAAGTTCTCTAAAGAGAACAAGACAAAAGAAGAAGCTACAGCAAAAAGCGGTTCCTAA
- the lipA gene encoding lipoyl synthase, with amino-acid sequence MGSKVKEPKPEWIKIKLTAGEPYQEIKTMMRSKTLHTVCEEARCPNIYECWANRTATFMILGDICTRACRFCAVNTGLPTELDLQEPERVAEAAEQMNLQHCVVTSVARDDLTDGGASIFAETIKAIRRKLPLCSVEVLIPDFLGNKEALQIVMDAKPDILNHNIETVERLSDQVRAKAKYERSLELLKRSKEMNPDIPTKSSIMLGLGEEWDEILQTMDDLRAVDCNIMTIGQYLQPSDKHLYVKRYVTPEEFAELKKEGLARGFSHVESGPMVRSSYHAHEQVKSAANANNVV; translated from the coding sequence TTGGGGAGCAAAGTGAAAGAACCTAAACCAGAGTGGATTAAGATAAAGCTAACCGCAGGTGAACCGTATCAAGAAATTAAAACAATGATGCGTTCAAAAACCCTTCATACGGTCTGCGAAGAAGCACGTTGTCCTAATATTTATGAGTGCTGGGCAAATCGTACAGCAACTTTTATGATTCTTGGAGATATTTGTACAAGAGCCTGCCGATTCTGTGCAGTAAATACGGGGCTGCCTACTGAGCTTGATTTACAGGAGCCGGAACGTGTTGCTGAAGCAGCAGAACAGATGAATTTACAGCACTGTGTAGTGACGAGTGTAGCGAGGGATGACCTAACCGATGGAGGGGCTTCCATTTTCGCAGAAACTATCAAAGCAATACGCAGAAAACTGCCTTTATGTAGTGTTGAGGTACTCATTCCTGATTTTCTAGGGAATAAGGAGGCACTGCAAATCGTCATGGACGCTAAACCGGATATTCTAAATCATAATATTGAAACGGTAGAACGCCTGTCTGATCAGGTTCGTGCCAAAGCGAAGTATGAACGTTCTCTTGAACTACTTAAAAGATCAAAAGAAATGAATCCAGATATTCCAACCAAGTCAAGTATTATGCTGGGGCTTGGAGAAGAATGGGATGAAATCCTTCAGACAATGGATGATTTGAGAGCGGTCGATTGTAATATTATGACGATTGGGCAATATCTACAACCTTCGGACAAGCATCTATATGTAAAAAGGTATGTCACACCTGAAGAATTCGCGGAACTAAAAAAAGAAGGCTTGGCCCGAGGATTCAGTCATGTTGAATCAGGACCTATGGTTAGAAGTTCATATCATGCACATGAACAAGTAAAGTCTGCCGCGAATGCAAATAATGTAGTATAG
- a CDS encoding M23 family metallopeptidase translates to MLCLKVTLTLSFFASLAPADALAQEKPVTPPSAQDTYRERKALYDQISVVSGVPWYYLAAIDQYERTMTKAHPKDRAHEERLTGIFFESSRWAGILNPDQQDKNPMSIALFGGIGLDGTGDQKADPENNVDVLYTMSRIASKYGISADDIGISLWHYYQNTRAVQRIQQFARIYKHFDTLELSEHAFPLPLGTVYSYRSTWGTSRSWGGRRIHEGTDLFAHHGLTVRSTCYGIIEIKGWNPFGGWRVGIRDLDNHYHYYAHLSGFEKGIHVGSIVTPGQTIGWVGSSGYGKPGTQGKFPPHLHYGIYRDTGLTEWSFDPYPSLHRWENEERKSKQAKKKISP, encoded by the coding sequence ATGCTTTGTCTGAAAGTCACACTCACTCTCTCTTTCTTTGCCTCACTTGCACCAGCGGATGCTCTAGCTCAGGAGAAACCAGTAACTCCCCCAAGCGCTCAAGATACTTATAGAGAACGCAAGGCATTATATGACCAAATTAGCGTTGTGAGCGGCGTTCCTTGGTACTATCTTGCAGCGATCGATCAGTATGAGCGGACGATGACAAAAGCACATCCAAAGGACCGCGCACATGAAGAGCGGTTAACAGGTATCTTTTTTGAATCCAGCCGATGGGCAGGAATTTTAAATCCAGATCAGCAGGATAAGAATCCTATGTCCATTGCCCTCTTTGGTGGAATTGGACTCGATGGTACGGGTGACCAGAAAGCAGACCCAGAGAATAATGTGGATGTTCTTTATACGATGTCTCGTATTGCTTCAAAATATGGGATATCCGCAGACGATATCGGTATCTCTCTCTGGCACTATTACCAGAACACAAGAGCGGTACAAAGAATACAGCAATTCGCCAGAATCTATAAGCATTTTGATACGCTTGAGCTTTCGGAGCATGCATTCCCTTTACCTTTAGGTACCGTGTACTCTTACCGAAGCACCTGGGGAACAAGCCGCAGCTGGGGTGGACGGAGAATTCATGAAGGAACCGATCTTTTTGCCCATCATGGCTTGACGGTCCGTAGTACTTGTTATGGAATTATTGAAATTAAAGGCTGGAATCCATTTGGAGGATGGCGTGTGGGAATAAGGGACCTAGACAACCACTATCACTACTATGCGCATTTATCTGGCTTCGAGAAGGGGATACACGTAGGCAGTATTGTGACTCCAGGACAAACCATTGGATGGGTAGGAAGCTCCGGTTATGGTAAGCCAGGAACACAGGGTAAATTCCCTCCTCATCTGCATTATGGTATCTACCGGGATACAGGGCTTACCGAATGGTCTTTTGACCCCTATCCATCCCTGCATCGCTGGGAGAATGAAGAACGTAAATCTAAACAAGCCAAAAAGAAAATCTCACCTTAA